From Myxocyprinus asiaticus isolate MX2 ecotype Aquarium Trade chromosome 25, UBuf_Myxa_2, whole genome shotgun sequence, one genomic window encodes:
- the LOC127415937 gene encoding zinc finger protein 513-like: protein MPRRKQQNPQPVKSDSEYGLGTVHPASLTFESDFLLGQELEYPDNDNNIIGLEKFSADISLSGFPLGDEESSPFSRLSMESDADDLRMTESEREERVSESAFPSYLSCRGCGQLLDDPLGPSIDLVGPYCIRCCKGVVEERKLCSGLGLYAESRRGGNESAGGKDGSLKLHSCKLCGFTSRYTNHVKRHMKTHNGEKPYECPLCSYASAQLVNLKRHLRIHTGEKPYKCNNCSFACSSLGNLKRHQRMHAAASPAQNGPPPMRGNSLNCTAVGQREKEVALVPSEDAVQSESRPHMGRDGSYMQTFDGLRSAQQSSAAVLQSGQAASEPSAQPPMFFPFTCRLCGMALDDEDGSSAQICAKCTLEMLTKDTPGCPTERGDKVYTCATCSFLTHYPNHLARHMKTHSGEKPYKCPQCDYASAHFDNLKRHHRVHTGEKPYKCHLCDYACGNLANLKRHQRVHSGAKPFQCTICSYSCNQSMNLKRHMLRHTGEKPHKCQECGYTTGHWDNYKRHQKKHSLATDGWVKIPMPGNEEDVEDEEEV, encoded by the exons CTGATTCTGAATATGGCTTAGGCACTGTGCATCCAGCAAGCCTTACCTTTGAGAGTGACTTTCTGCTGGGACAGGAACTGGAGTATCCTGACAATGACAACAACATCATAGGCCTTGAAAAGTTCTCAG CTGACATCAGTCTGTCGGGCTTCCCCCTGGGAGACGAGGAGAGCTCCCCCTTCAGCCGCCTTAGTATGGAGAGTGACGCTGACGACCTGCGCATGACCGAAAGCGAGCGTGAAGAGAGGGTTTCTGAGTCTGCCTTTCCCTCTTACCTCTCTTGCAGGGGCTGTGGTCAGCTCCTGGATGACCCTCTGGGACCCAGCATTGACTTGGTGGGGCCCTACTGCATTCGCTGCTGCAAAGGCGTTGTGGAAGAGAGGAAACTTTGCTCAGGCTTAGGCTTATATGCCGAGTCTAGAAGGGGAGGAAATGAGAGTGCTGGTGGCAAGGATGGTTCCCTGAAGCTACATTCATGCAAACTTTGTGGTTTCACATCACGCTACACTAACCATGTTAAAAGGCACATGAAGACACACAATGGCGAAAAGCCCTACGAGTGTCCGTTGTGCTCTTACGCGTCGGCACAACTGGTGAACCTGAAAAGACATTTGCGCATACACACAGGTGAAAAGCCCTATAAGTGCAACAACTGCAGTTTTGCATGCTCTTCTTTAGGGAACCTGAAGAGGCACCAACGCATGCATGCAGCTGCTAGCCCTGCTCaaaatggtcctccgccaatgAGAGGCAACAGTTTAAACTGCACTGCTGTTGGTCAGAGAGAAAAGGAAGTGGCTCTTGTGCCCAGTGAAG ATGCTGTGCAGTCTGAGTCACGTCCCCACATGGGAAGGGATGGCAGCTACATGCAGACCTTTGATGGCCTCAGGTCAGCTCAGCAATCATCAGCAGCGGTGTTGCAGTCAGGACAGGCTGCTTCTGAACCATCCGCCCAACCCCCCATGTTCTTCCCCTTCACCTGCCGGCTGTGTGGCATGGCCCTGGATGACGAGGATGGATCCTCAGCCCAAATTTGTGCCAAATGCACACTAGAAATGCTAACTAAAGACACACCAGGCTGCCCCACAGAGCGAGGGGACAAGGTCTACACCTGTGCCACCTGCTCCTTCCTTACCCATTACCCAAATCACCTGGCCCGCCACATGAAGACCCACAGTGGAGAGAAGCCATATAAGTGCCCTCAATGTGACTACGCCTCTGCTCACTTTGACAACCTAAAGCGACACCATCGAGTACACACTGGCGAAAAACCCTACAAATGTCACCTCTGTGACTATGCCTGCGGGAACCTGGCTAATCTCAAGAGGCACCAGCGGGTTCATTCGGGCGCCAAACCGTTTCAGTGCACAATCTGCAGCTACAGTTGCAACCAGAGTATGAACCTGAAGCGCCACATGTTGCGCCACACGGGGGAGAAGCCCCATAAGTGCCAAGAGTGTGGCTACACCACCGGCCACTGGGATAACTACAAACGACACCAGAAGAAGCACAGCCTCGCTACGGATGGCTGGGTTAAAATTCCGATGCCCGGAAATGAAGAAGATGTGGAGGATGAGGAAGAGGTGTAG